A single region of the Lycium barbarum isolate Lr01 chromosome 2, ASM1917538v2, whole genome shotgun sequence genome encodes:
- the LOC132627612 gene encoding rho GTPase-activating protein REN1-like isoform X2, with translation MTTNRSADANKVEGVNQTPPPPGANDHTRGGNKVYKSGPLFLSSRGIGWTSWKKRWFILTRTSLVFYRTDPNATPQKGTEVNLTLGGIDLNSSGSVVVKEDKKLLTVLFPDGRDGRAFTLKAETSEDLLQWKTALEEALANAPSAALVMGQNGIFRNDQANAVDVSLEQSNDRQPVKSLVIGRPVLLALEDIDGTPSFLEKALKFVEEHGIKTEGILRQAADVDDVEHRIREYEQGKTDFSTEEDAHVIADCVKYILRELPSSPVPASCCNALLEAFRTDRGIRVNAMRTAILETFPEPNRRLLQRILMMMQTVVSNKTQNRMSTSAVAACMAPLLLRPLLAGDCELGNDFAMSGDSSVQLLQAAAAANHAQAIVITLLEEYDKLFGEGSVSPELYSDSDGSGTESGEEFTDDDYSYDEEDEDDDDDAEEGSHADIDDSENDSCATTNESSQVSKTSLKTTEVDVVKTTGSSPKSLPQTSVQNDVNEAGERVPPPSRENSRAQGNVSVEQVGLGQIETSTSQKSTDKLNGPLRSVRRPAVWGRTPAKKNLSMESIDIPFDDEDEIQRLEAIKADLQSRIEEEAKGNALLQESLEKRKDALHERRLALEKDVSRLQEQLQKERELRRLLEAGLEGKLHVSSSIDGKMKKELQEIAQAEADVINLKQKADDLGLELSKQREQNSRLRGDSGNQPQQSLNNHGKSKDKHKDMETNASKTLEKSARSKHETSLNKVDSEKAQSKQADSSQSPNSSVEAGMSRVPSASVRKSTSRNEGANTTTSALSKLTNRLNFLKERRTQIASELQHLDKNHSDQPVQNNERGKRSEQASQSQTTEKNRPDDGQSLQHPDQGTKQEEHSNLDKGISDSLPNTEKGRAVNPPRTNSR, from the exons ATGACAACTAATCGCAGTGCTGATGCTAATAAG GTTGAGGGGGTTAATCAAACACCTCCACCACCTGGGGCTAATGATCACACTCGTGGTGGAAATAAG GTTTACAAAAGTGGTCCCCTGTTTTTATCGTCAAGAG GAATTGGATGGACATCATGGAAGAAGAGGTGGTTCATTCTAACTCGTACCTCATTGGTCTTCTACAGAACTGATCCT AATGCTACTCCTCAAAAGGGAACCGAAGTGAATTTAACCCTGGGTGGTATTGATCTCAACAGTTCAGGCAG CGTGGTTGTCAAAGAAGATAAGAAACTGTTGACTGTGCTATTTCCTGATGGTCGTGATGGACGAGCTTTCACACTCAAG GCGGAAACATCAGAGGATTTGCTTCAGTGGAAAACTGCACTTGAGGAAGCTTTGGCAAATGCACCTAGTGCTGCTCTTGTAatgggccaaaatggaatattTAGGAATGATCAGGCCAATGCTGTTGATGTTTCACTTGAGCAAT CTAATGATAGACAGCCTGTGAAGTCCTTGGTAATTGGTCGGCCGGTTTTACTTGCTCTGGAAGATATTGACGGAACTCCATCTTTCTTGGAGAAAGCCCTGAAGTTTGTAGAAGAGCATG GGATTAAAACTGAAGGCATCCTGCGGCAAGCAGCAGATGTTGATGATGTTGAGCATCGAATACGGGAATATGAACAGG GTAAAACTGACTTTTCTACAGAAGAGGATGCACATGTTATTGCTGATTGCGTCAAG TACATTCTGCGGGAGTTGCCATCATCTCCAGTTCCTGCATCTTGCTGCAATGCCCTTTTGGAAGCATTTA GAACTGATCGGGGCATTAGGGTCAATGCTATGCGTACTGCTATATTGGAGACATTTCCAGAACCAAACCGTCGTTTGCTGCAGAG GATTCTTATGATGATGCAAACTGTGGTTTCCAATAAAACTCAAAACAGAATGAGCACATCGGCAGTGGCAGCATGCATGGCACCTTTACTTCTTCGCCCACTTCTAGCTGGAGACTGTGAGCTAGGAAATGACTTTGCTATGAGTGGTGATAGCTCTGTTCAACTTTTACAGGCGGCTGCTGCAGCTAACCATGCTCAGGCCATTGTCATCACATTGCTAGAGGAGTATGATAAATTATTTGGG GAAGGCTCTGTATCGCCTGAACTGTACTCTGACTCAGATGGTAGTGGAACCGAGAGTGGAGAAGAATTTACTGATGATGATTACAGCTATGATGAAGAAgacgaagatgatgatgatgatgcagaAGAGGGCTCTCACGCTGATATTGATGATTCTGAAAATGACTCCTGTGCAACAACCAATGAG AGCTCCCAAGTTTCTAAAACTAGCTTAAAGACTACTGAAGTGGACGTCGTCAAAACTACTGGGAGCTCACCGAAAAGTCTACCTCAAACTTCTGTTCAGAATGATGTCAATGAAGCGGGTGAGAGGGTTCCGCCTCCAAGTCGTGAAAATTCTAGAGCACAAGGAAATGTATCTGTTGAACAAGTAGGACTGGGACAGATTGAAACATCTACTTCTCAAAAGTCAACAGATAAGTTAAATGGACCTCTACGCAGTGTTCGGCGACCTGCTGTCTGGGGGCGTACTCCT GCCAAGAAGAACCTCTCCATGGAATCAATTGACATCCCCTTTGATGATGA AGATGAAATCCAGAGGCTTGAGGCCATTAAAGCTGACTTGCAAAGTAGGATTGAAGAGGAG GCCAAAGGTAACGCCCTTTTGCAAGAAAGTTTGGAGAAACGAAAGGATGCTTTGCATGAGCGTCGTCTAGCACTTGAGAAAGAT GTATCAAGGCTTCAGGAGCAACTACAGAAGGAGAGGGAGTTAAGGAGACTCTTGGAAGCTGGACTTGAAGGCAAATTACATGTCTCTTCCAGTATAGATGGGAAG ATGAAGAAAGAACTTCAGGAGATTGCTCAGGCAGAGGCAGATGTCATCAATCTGAAACAGAAAGCTGACGATCTTGGATTGGAGCTTAGTAAACAACGTGAACAAAACTCCAGACTTCGTGGTGACTCGGGCAATCAACCACAGCAAAGTCTAAATAATCACGGAAAAAG CAAGGATAAACATAAGGATATGGAAACTAATGCCTCAAAAACTCTTGAAAAGTCTGCAAGAAGTAAG CACGAGACCAGTTTGAACAAGGTAGATAGTGAGAAAGCACAGAGTAAGCAGGCAGATTCATCACAAAGTCCCAACTCTTCTGTGGAAGCGGGGATGAGCAGGGTCCCTTCAGCCAGTGTTAGAAAATCTACTTCTAGGAATGAG GGAGCTAATACTACAACATCAGCATTATCAAAGCTGACAAACAGGCTCAACTTTTTGAAAGAACGTCGGACTCAAATTGCAAGTGAACTCCAACACCTAGACAAAAACCATTCTGATCAGCCTGTCCAAAACAACGAAAGAGGTAAAAGGTCCGAACAAGCATCTCAAAGTCAAACAACAGAAAAGAATAGACCGGATGATGGTCAATCACTTCAGCATCCAGATCAAGGAACAAAACAGGAAGAACATTCAAATTTGGACAAAGGAATATCAGATAGCTTGCCAAACACGGAAAAAGGTCGAGCTGTAAACCCTCCAAGGACAAACTCTAGATGA
- the LOC132627612 gene encoding rho GTPase-activating protein REN1-like isoform X1 — protein sequence MTTNRSADANKVEGVNQTPPPPGANDHTRGGNKVYKSGPLFLSSRGIGWTSWKKRWFILTRTSLVFYRTDPNATPQKGTEVNLTLGGIDLNSSGSVVVKEDKKLLTVLFPDGRDGRAFTLKAETSEDLLQWKTALEEALANAPSAALVMGQNGIFRNDQANAVDVSLEQSNDRQPVKSLVIGRPVLLALEDIDGTPSFLEKALKFVEEHGIKTEGILRQAADVDDVEHRIREYEQGKTDFSTEEDAHVIADCVKYILRELPSSPVPASCCNALLEAFRTDRGIRVNAMRTAILETFPEPNRRLLQRILMMMQTVVSNKTQNRMSTSAVAACMAPLLLRPLLAGDCELGNDFAMSGDSSVQLLQAAAAANHAQAIVITLLEEYDKLFGEGSVSPELYSDSDGSGTESGEEFTDDDYSYDEEDEDDDDDAEEGSHADIDDSENDSCATTNEVGENEDSNKSSQVSKTSLKTTEVDVVKTTGSSPKSLPQTSVQNDVNEAGERVPPPSRENSRAQGNVSVEQVGLGQIETSTSQKSTDKLNGPLRSVRRPAVWGRTPAKKNLSMESIDIPFDDEDEIQRLEAIKADLQSRIEEEAKGNALLQESLEKRKDALHERRLALEKDVSRLQEQLQKERELRRLLEAGLEGKLHVSSSIDGKMKKELQEIAQAEADVINLKQKADDLGLELSKQREQNSRLRGDSGNQPQQSLNNHGKSKDKHKDMETNASKTLEKSARSKHETSLNKVDSEKAQSKQADSSQSPNSSVEAGMSRVPSASVRKSTSRNEGANTTTSALSKLTNRLNFLKERRTQIASELQHLDKNHSDQPVQNNERGKRSEQASQSQTTEKNRPDDGQSLQHPDQGTKQEEHSNLDKGISDSLPNTEKGRAVNPPRTNSR from the exons ATGACAACTAATCGCAGTGCTGATGCTAATAAG GTTGAGGGGGTTAATCAAACACCTCCACCACCTGGGGCTAATGATCACACTCGTGGTGGAAATAAG GTTTACAAAAGTGGTCCCCTGTTTTTATCGTCAAGAG GAATTGGATGGACATCATGGAAGAAGAGGTGGTTCATTCTAACTCGTACCTCATTGGTCTTCTACAGAACTGATCCT AATGCTACTCCTCAAAAGGGAACCGAAGTGAATTTAACCCTGGGTGGTATTGATCTCAACAGTTCAGGCAG CGTGGTTGTCAAAGAAGATAAGAAACTGTTGACTGTGCTATTTCCTGATGGTCGTGATGGACGAGCTTTCACACTCAAG GCGGAAACATCAGAGGATTTGCTTCAGTGGAAAACTGCACTTGAGGAAGCTTTGGCAAATGCACCTAGTGCTGCTCTTGTAatgggccaaaatggaatattTAGGAATGATCAGGCCAATGCTGTTGATGTTTCACTTGAGCAAT CTAATGATAGACAGCCTGTGAAGTCCTTGGTAATTGGTCGGCCGGTTTTACTTGCTCTGGAAGATATTGACGGAACTCCATCTTTCTTGGAGAAAGCCCTGAAGTTTGTAGAAGAGCATG GGATTAAAACTGAAGGCATCCTGCGGCAAGCAGCAGATGTTGATGATGTTGAGCATCGAATACGGGAATATGAACAGG GTAAAACTGACTTTTCTACAGAAGAGGATGCACATGTTATTGCTGATTGCGTCAAG TACATTCTGCGGGAGTTGCCATCATCTCCAGTTCCTGCATCTTGCTGCAATGCCCTTTTGGAAGCATTTA GAACTGATCGGGGCATTAGGGTCAATGCTATGCGTACTGCTATATTGGAGACATTTCCAGAACCAAACCGTCGTTTGCTGCAGAG GATTCTTATGATGATGCAAACTGTGGTTTCCAATAAAACTCAAAACAGAATGAGCACATCGGCAGTGGCAGCATGCATGGCACCTTTACTTCTTCGCCCACTTCTAGCTGGAGACTGTGAGCTAGGAAATGACTTTGCTATGAGTGGTGATAGCTCTGTTCAACTTTTACAGGCGGCTGCTGCAGCTAACCATGCTCAGGCCATTGTCATCACATTGCTAGAGGAGTATGATAAATTATTTGGG GAAGGCTCTGTATCGCCTGAACTGTACTCTGACTCAGATGGTAGTGGAACCGAGAGTGGAGAAGAATTTACTGATGATGATTACAGCTATGATGAAGAAgacgaagatgatgatgatgatgcagaAGAGGGCTCTCACGCTGATATTGATGATTCTGAAAATGACTCCTGTGCAACAACCAATGAGGTTGGCGAAAATGAAGATAGTAATAAG AGCTCCCAAGTTTCTAAAACTAGCTTAAAGACTACTGAAGTGGACGTCGTCAAAACTACTGGGAGCTCACCGAAAAGTCTACCTCAAACTTCTGTTCAGAATGATGTCAATGAAGCGGGTGAGAGGGTTCCGCCTCCAAGTCGTGAAAATTCTAGAGCACAAGGAAATGTATCTGTTGAACAAGTAGGACTGGGACAGATTGAAACATCTACTTCTCAAAAGTCAACAGATAAGTTAAATGGACCTCTACGCAGTGTTCGGCGACCTGCTGTCTGGGGGCGTACTCCT GCCAAGAAGAACCTCTCCATGGAATCAATTGACATCCCCTTTGATGATGA AGATGAAATCCAGAGGCTTGAGGCCATTAAAGCTGACTTGCAAAGTAGGATTGAAGAGGAG GCCAAAGGTAACGCCCTTTTGCAAGAAAGTTTGGAGAAACGAAAGGATGCTTTGCATGAGCGTCGTCTAGCACTTGAGAAAGAT GTATCAAGGCTTCAGGAGCAACTACAGAAGGAGAGGGAGTTAAGGAGACTCTTGGAAGCTGGACTTGAAGGCAAATTACATGTCTCTTCCAGTATAGATGGGAAG ATGAAGAAAGAACTTCAGGAGATTGCTCAGGCAGAGGCAGATGTCATCAATCTGAAACAGAAAGCTGACGATCTTGGATTGGAGCTTAGTAAACAACGTGAACAAAACTCCAGACTTCGTGGTGACTCGGGCAATCAACCACAGCAAAGTCTAAATAATCACGGAAAAAG CAAGGATAAACATAAGGATATGGAAACTAATGCCTCAAAAACTCTTGAAAAGTCTGCAAGAAGTAAG CACGAGACCAGTTTGAACAAGGTAGATAGTGAGAAAGCACAGAGTAAGCAGGCAGATTCATCACAAAGTCCCAACTCTTCTGTGGAAGCGGGGATGAGCAGGGTCCCTTCAGCCAGTGTTAGAAAATCTACTTCTAGGAATGAG GGAGCTAATACTACAACATCAGCATTATCAAAGCTGACAAACAGGCTCAACTTTTTGAAAGAACGTCGGACTCAAATTGCAAGTGAACTCCAACACCTAGACAAAAACCATTCTGATCAGCCTGTCCAAAACAACGAAAGAGGTAAAAGGTCCGAACAAGCATCTCAAAGTCAAACAACAGAAAAGAATAGACCGGATGATGGTCAATCACTTCAGCATCCAGATCAAGGAACAAAACAGGAAGAACATTCAAATTTGGACAAAGGAATATCAGATAGCTTGCCAAACACGGAAAAAGGTCGAGCTGTAAACCCTCCAAGGACAAACTCTAGATGA
- the LOC132627612 gene encoding rho GTPase-activating protein REN1-like isoform X3 — MGQNGIFRNDQANAVDVSLEQSNDRQPVKSLVIGRPVLLALEDIDGTPSFLEKALKFVEEHGIKTEGILRQAADVDDVEHRIREYEQGKTDFSTEEDAHVIADCVKYILRELPSSPVPASCCNALLEAFRTDRGIRVNAMRTAILETFPEPNRRLLQRILMMMQTVVSNKTQNRMSTSAVAACMAPLLLRPLLAGDCELGNDFAMSGDSSVQLLQAAAAANHAQAIVITLLEEYDKLFGEGSVSPELYSDSDGSGTESGEEFTDDDYSYDEEDEDDDDDAEEGSHADIDDSENDSCATTNEVGENEDSNKSSQVSKTSLKTTEVDVVKTTGSSPKSLPQTSVQNDVNEAGERVPPPSRENSRAQGNVSVEQVGLGQIETSTSQKSTDKLNGPLRSVRRPAVWGRTPAKKNLSMESIDIPFDDEDEIQRLEAIKADLQSRIEEEAKGNALLQESLEKRKDALHERRLALEKDVSRLQEQLQKERELRRLLEAGLEGKLHVSSSIDGKMKKELQEIAQAEADVINLKQKADDLGLELSKQREQNSRLRGDSGNQPQQSLNNHGKSKDKHKDMETNASKTLEKSARSKHETSLNKVDSEKAQSKQADSSQSPNSSVEAGMSRVPSASVRKSTSRNEGANTTTSALSKLTNRLNFLKERRTQIASELQHLDKNHSDQPVQNNERGKRSEQASQSQTTEKNRPDDGQSLQHPDQGTKQEEHSNLDKGISDSLPNTEKGRAVNPPRTNSR; from the exons atgggccaaaatggaatattTAGGAATGATCAGGCCAATGCTGTTGATGTTTCACTTGAGCAAT CTAATGATAGACAGCCTGTGAAGTCCTTGGTAATTGGTCGGCCGGTTTTACTTGCTCTGGAAGATATTGACGGAACTCCATCTTTCTTGGAGAAAGCCCTGAAGTTTGTAGAAGAGCATG GGATTAAAACTGAAGGCATCCTGCGGCAAGCAGCAGATGTTGATGATGTTGAGCATCGAATACGGGAATATGAACAGG GTAAAACTGACTTTTCTACAGAAGAGGATGCACATGTTATTGCTGATTGCGTCAAG TACATTCTGCGGGAGTTGCCATCATCTCCAGTTCCTGCATCTTGCTGCAATGCCCTTTTGGAAGCATTTA GAACTGATCGGGGCATTAGGGTCAATGCTATGCGTACTGCTATATTGGAGACATTTCCAGAACCAAACCGTCGTTTGCTGCAGAG GATTCTTATGATGATGCAAACTGTGGTTTCCAATAAAACTCAAAACAGAATGAGCACATCGGCAGTGGCAGCATGCATGGCACCTTTACTTCTTCGCCCACTTCTAGCTGGAGACTGTGAGCTAGGAAATGACTTTGCTATGAGTGGTGATAGCTCTGTTCAACTTTTACAGGCGGCTGCTGCAGCTAACCATGCTCAGGCCATTGTCATCACATTGCTAGAGGAGTATGATAAATTATTTGGG GAAGGCTCTGTATCGCCTGAACTGTACTCTGACTCAGATGGTAGTGGAACCGAGAGTGGAGAAGAATTTACTGATGATGATTACAGCTATGATGAAGAAgacgaagatgatgatgatgatgcagaAGAGGGCTCTCACGCTGATATTGATGATTCTGAAAATGACTCCTGTGCAACAACCAATGAGGTTGGCGAAAATGAAGATAGTAATAAG AGCTCCCAAGTTTCTAAAACTAGCTTAAAGACTACTGAAGTGGACGTCGTCAAAACTACTGGGAGCTCACCGAAAAGTCTACCTCAAACTTCTGTTCAGAATGATGTCAATGAAGCGGGTGAGAGGGTTCCGCCTCCAAGTCGTGAAAATTCTAGAGCACAAGGAAATGTATCTGTTGAACAAGTAGGACTGGGACAGATTGAAACATCTACTTCTCAAAAGTCAACAGATAAGTTAAATGGACCTCTACGCAGTGTTCGGCGACCTGCTGTCTGGGGGCGTACTCCT GCCAAGAAGAACCTCTCCATGGAATCAATTGACATCCCCTTTGATGATGA AGATGAAATCCAGAGGCTTGAGGCCATTAAAGCTGACTTGCAAAGTAGGATTGAAGAGGAG GCCAAAGGTAACGCCCTTTTGCAAGAAAGTTTGGAGAAACGAAAGGATGCTTTGCATGAGCGTCGTCTAGCACTTGAGAAAGAT GTATCAAGGCTTCAGGAGCAACTACAGAAGGAGAGGGAGTTAAGGAGACTCTTGGAAGCTGGACTTGAAGGCAAATTACATGTCTCTTCCAGTATAGATGGGAAG ATGAAGAAAGAACTTCAGGAGATTGCTCAGGCAGAGGCAGATGTCATCAATCTGAAACAGAAAGCTGACGATCTTGGATTGGAGCTTAGTAAACAACGTGAACAAAACTCCAGACTTCGTGGTGACTCGGGCAATCAACCACAGCAAAGTCTAAATAATCACGGAAAAAG CAAGGATAAACATAAGGATATGGAAACTAATGCCTCAAAAACTCTTGAAAAGTCTGCAAGAAGTAAG CACGAGACCAGTTTGAACAAGGTAGATAGTGAGAAAGCACAGAGTAAGCAGGCAGATTCATCACAAAGTCCCAACTCTTCTGTGGAAGCGGGGATGAGCAGGGTCCCTTCAGCCAGTGTTAGAAAATCTACTTCTAGGAATGAG GGAGCTAATACTACAACATCAGCATTATCAAAGCTGACAAACAGGCTCAACTTTTTGAAAGAACGTCGGACTCAAATTGCAAGTGAACTCCAACACCTAGACAAAAACCATTCTGATCAGCCTGTCCAAAACAACGAAAGAGGTAAAAGGTCCGAACAAGCATCTCAAAGTCAAACAACAGAAAAGAATAGACCGGATGATGGTCAATCACTTCAGCATCCAGATCAAGGAACAAAACAGGAAGAACATTCAAATTTGGACAAAGGAATATCAGATAGCTTGCCAAACACGGAAAAAGGTCGAGCTGTAAACCCTCCAAGGACAAACTCTAGATGA